One window from the genome of Rhinolophus ferrumequinum isolate MPI-CBG mRhiFer1 chromosome 22, mRhiFer1_v1.p, whole genome shotgun sequence encodes:
- the OLFML2B gene encoding olfactomedin-like protein 2B isoform X1: MARLLLLVLCLALGVAPGCVSGLDPKGTSETPGTQTGAPTDETLQNEADNQENVLSQLLGDYDKVKAVSEGSDCQCKCVVRPLGRDACRRVNEGAARKEDFYTVETVTSGPSCKCACIAPPSALNPCEGDFRLQKLREADSRDLKLSTVIDMLEGALYGLDLLKLHSVTTRLVGRVGKLEEEVSKNLTKENEQIKEDMEEIRTEMNKRGRENCSRSADSAPDMRAALQRDAAAAYAHRQYEERLLQEETESQHISSIGPLAPPAVLKPLRPLHRQVHLRGRPASKATVIRGVTYYKAKDPEEDDMEEQQDEFFSGDSGVDLLIEDQLLRHNDLLTSATRHGAAVAADVGTETTALPSAWPEASPSAPHTPTPTVSTSVEQSSTPLPTLFPEPPGHLTAAPQAPATTVATRAAQPPPAPASLPVAPEDTFLESAHLAPVPSTTVSTGSLGKDTTAGRGTAPASPTLSPEEEDGIRNVIGRCKDTLSTITGPTTQNTYGRNEGAWMKDALAKDERIYVTNYYYGNTLVEFRNLENFKQGRWSNSYKLPYSWVGTGHVVYGGAFYYNRAFTRDIIKYDLRQRYVAAWAMLHDVAYEEATPWSWQGHSDVDFAVDENGLWLIYPALDDEGFSQEVIVLSKLNAADLSTHKETTWRTGLRRHLYGNGFVICGVLYAVDSRSQRNASISYAFDTHTHTQIVPRLLFENEYAYTTQVDYNPKDRLLYAWDNGHQINPYVYVLVHPPRSIFLCK; encoded by the exons ATGGCCAGGCTCCTGCTGCTGGTTCTGTGCCTGGCTCTGGGTGTGGCTCCCGGCTGCGTGTCTGGCCTTGACCCCAAAGGGACCAGCGAGACCCCGGGCACGCAGACCGGCGCTCCTACGGACGAGACGCTGCAGAACGAGGCGGACAACCAGGAGAATGTGTTATCTCAG TTGCTGGGAGACTATGACAAGGTCAAGGCCGTGTCAGAGGGCTCCGACTGCCAGTGCAAGTGTGTGGTGAGGCCCCTGGGCCGAGACGCCTGCCGGAGGGTCAACGAGGGGGCCGCCAGGAAGGAGGATTTCTACACGGTGGAGACGGTCACGTCCGGGCCGTCCTGCAAATGCGCCTGCATCGCTCCGCCATCCGCCCTCAACCCCTGCGAGGGGGACTTCAGGCTCCAGAAGCTTCGGGAAGCCGACAGCAGGGACCTGAAG CTCTCCACCGTCATTGACATGCTGGAAGGGGCGCTGTACGGCCTGGACCTCCTGAAGCTGCATTCCGTCACCACCAGGCTGGTGGGGCGGGTGGGAAAGCTGGAGGAG gaAGTTTCTAAAAACCTCACCAAGGAAAACGAGCAAATCAAAGAGGACATGGAAGAAATTCGAACTGAGATGAACAAGCGAGGCAGAGAGAACTGCTCCCGCAGCGCGGACAGCGCCCCGGACATGCGCGCCGCCCTGCAGAGGGACGCGGCGGCCGCTTACGCCCACCGACAG TATGAGGAGCGGCTTCTACAGGAGGAGACCGAGTCCCAGCACATCAGCTCCATTGGGCCCCTGGCGCCCCCCGCCGTGCTGAAACCGCTGCGGCCGCTGCACAGGCAGGTCCACCTGAGGGGCCGGCCGGCCTCCAAAGCCACCGTCATTCGTGGTGTCACCTACTACAAAGCCAAGGATCCTGAGGAGGACGACATGGAAGAGCAGC AAGACGAGTTTTTCAGCGGCGACAGCGGAGTGGATTTGCTGATTGAAGATCAACTCCTGAGACACAACGACCTGCTGACCAGTGCCACCCGCCACGGCGCTGCTGTGGCCGCAGATGTGGGCACCGAGaccacagccctgccctcggCATGGCCGGAGGCCTCTCCCTCGGCCCCCCACACCCCTACCCCGACTGTCTCCACCTCAGTTGAACAATCGTCAACACCACTGCCAACCCTGTTTCCAGAGCCCCCGGGGCACCTTACAGCTGCCCCTCAGGCACCAGCCACCACCGTGGCTACCAGGGCAGCCCAGCCACCTCCCGCCCCAGCTTCTCTGCCAGTGGCTCCTGAGGACACATTTCTGGAGAGCGCACACTTGGCCCCAGTGCCCTCCACCACAGTCAGCACAGGCTCGCTGGGGAAGGACACCACTGCCGGGCGGGGCACGGCCCCCGCCAGCCCCACGCTGAGCCCCGAGGAGGAAGATGGCATCCGGAACGTCATAG GAAGATGCAAAGACACACTGTCCACCATCACCGGGCCCACCACCCAGAACACCTACGGGCGCAACGAAGGCGCCTGGATGAAGGACGCCCTGGCCAAGGACGAGCGCATCTACGTCACCAATTATTACTATGGCAACACCCTGGTGGAGTTCCGGAACCTGGAGAACTTCAAACAGG GCCGCTGGAGCAACTCCTACAAGCTGCCCTACAGCTGGGTGGGCACGGGCCACGTGGTGTACGGCGGGGCTTTCTACTACAACCGCGCCTTCACCCGCGACATCATTAAGTACGACCTGCGCCAGCGCTACGTGGCCGCCTGGGCCATGCTGCACGACGTGGCCTACGAGGAGGCCACGCCCTGGAGCTGGCAGGGCCACTCGGACGTGGACTTCGCTGTGGACGAGAACGGCCTGTGGCTCATCTACCCGGCCCTGGACGACGAGGGCTTCAGCCAGGAGGTCATCGTCCTGAGCAAGCTCAACGCCGCGGACCTGAGCACGCACAAGGAGACCACGTGGCGCACCGGGCTGCGCAGGCACCTGTACGGCAACGGCTTCGTCATCTGCGGCGTGCTGTACGCCGTGGACAGCCGCAGCCAGCGCAACGCCAGCATCTCCTACGCCTTcgacacgcacacgcacacgcagaTCGTGCCGCGGCTGCTGTTCGAGAACGAGTACGCCTACACCACGCAGGTGGACTACAACCCCAAGGACCGGCTGCTCTACGCCTGGGACAACGGCCACCAG ATCAATCCGTACGTGTATGTGCTGGTTCATCCTCCACGGTCTATATTTTTGTGCAAATGA
- the OLFML2B gene encoding olfactomedin-like protein 2B isoform X2: MARLLLLVLCLALGVAPGCVSGLDPKGTSETPGTQTGAPTDETLQNEADNQENVLSQLLGDYDKVKAVSEGSDCQCKCVVRPLGRDACRRVNEGAARKEDFYTVETVTSGPSCKCACIAPPSALNPCEGDFRLQKLREADSRDLKLSTVIDMLEGALYGLDLLKLHSVTTRLVGRVGKLEEEVSKNLTKENEQIKEDMEEIRTEMNKRGRENCSRSADSAPDMRAALQRDAAAAYAHRQYEERLLQEETESQHISSIGPLAPPAVLKPLRPLHRQVHLRGRPASKATVIRGVTYYKAKDPEEDDMEEQQDEFFSGDSGVDLLIEDQLLRHNDLLTSATRHGAAVAADVGTETTALPSAWPEASPSAPHTPTPTVSTSVEQSSTPLPTLFPEPPGHLTAAPQAPATTVATRAAQPPPAPASLPVAPEDTFLESAHLAPVPSTTVSTGSLGKDTTAGRGTAPASPTLSPEEEDGIRNVIGRCKDTLSTITGPTTQNTYGRNEGAWMKDALAKDERIYVTNYYYGNTLVEFRNLENFKQGRWSNSYKLPYSWVGTGHVVYGGAFYYNRAFTRDIIKYDLRQRYVAAWAMLHDVAYEEATPWSWQGHSDVDFAVDENGLWLIYPALDDEGFSQEVIVLSKLNAADLSTHKETTWRTGLRRHLYGNGFVICGVLYAVDSRSQRNASISYAFDTHTHTQIVPRLLFENEYAYTTQVDYNPKDRLLYAWDNGHQVTYHVIFAY; the protein is encoded by the exons ATGGCCAGGCTCCTGCTGCTGGTTCTGTGCCTGGCTCTGGGTGTGGCTCCCGGCTGCGTGTCTGGCCTTGACCCCAAAGGGACCAGCGAGACCCCGGGCACGCAGACCGGCGCTCCTACGGACGAGACGCTGCAGAACGAGGCGGACAACCAGGAGAATGTGTTATCTCAG TTGCTGGGAGACTATGACAAGGTCAAGGCCGTGTCAGAGGGCTCCGACTGCCAGTGCAAGTGTGTGGTGAGGCCCCTGGGCCGAGACGCCTGCCGGAGGGTCAACGAGGGGGCCGCCAGGAAGGAGGATTTCTACACGGTGGAGACGGTCACGTCCGGGCCGTCCTGCAAATGCGCCTGCATCGCTCCGCCATCCGCCCTCAACCCCTGCGAGGGGGACTTCAGGCTCCAGAAGCTTCGGGAAGCCGACAGCAGGGACCTGAAG CTCTCCACCGTCATTGACATGCTGGAAGGGGCGCTGTACGGCCTGGACCTCCTGAAGCTGCATTCCGTCACCACCAGGCTGGTGGGGCGGGTGGGAAAGCTGGAGGAG gaAGTTTCTAAAAACCTCACCAAGGAAAACGAGCAAATCAAAGAGGACATGGAAGAAATTCGAACTGAGATGAACAAGCGAGGCAGAGAGAACTGCTCCCGCAGCGCGGACAGCGCCCCGGACATGCGCGCCGCCCTGCAGAGGGACGCGGCGGCCGCTTACGCCCACCGACAG TATGAGGAGCGGCTTCTACAGGAGGAGACCGAGTCCCAGCACATCAGCTCCATTGGGCCCCTGGCGCCCCCCGCCGTGCTGAAACCGCTGCGGCCGCTGCACAGGCAGGTCCACCTGAGGGGCCGGCCGGCCTCCAAAGCCACCGTCATTCGTGGTGTCACCTACTACAAAGCCAAGGATCCTGAGGAGGACGACATGGAAGAGCAGC AAGACGAGTTTTTCAGCGGCGACAGCGGAGTGGATTTGCTGATTGAAGATCAACTCCTGAGACACAACGACCTGCTGACCAGTGCCACCCGCCACGGCGCTGCTGTGGCCGCAGATGTGGGCACCGAGaccacagccctgccctcggCATGGCCGGAGGCCTCTCCCTCGGCCCCCCACACCCCTACCCCGACTGTCTCCACCTCAGTTGAACAATCGTCAACACCACTGCCAACCCTGTTTCCAGAGCCCCCGGGGCACCTTACAGCTGCCCCTCAGGCACCAGCCACCACCGTGGCTACCAGGGCAGCCCAGCCACCTCCCGCCCCAGCTTCTCTGCCAGTGGCTCCTGAGGACACATTTCTGGAGAGCGCACACTTGGCCCCAGTGCCCTCCACCACAGTCAGCACAGGCTCGCTGGGGAAGGACACCACTGCCGGGCGGGGCACGGCCCCCGCCAGCCCCACGCTGAGCCCCGAGGAGGAAGATGGCATCCGGAACGTCATAG GAAGATGCAAAGACACACTGTCCACCATCACCGGGCCCACCACCCAGAACACCTACGGGCGCAACGAAGGCGCCTGGATGAAGGACGCCCTGGCCAAGGACGAGCGCATCTACGTCACCAATTATTACTATGGCAACACCCTGGTGGAGTTCCGGAACCTGGAGAACTTCAAACAGG GCCGCTGGAGCAACTCCTACAAGCTGCCCTACAGCTGGGTGGGCACGGGCCACGTGGTGTACGGCGGGGCTTTCTACTACAACCGCGCCTTCACCCGCGACATCATTAAGTACGACCTGCGCCAGCGCTACGTGGCCGCCTGGGCCATGCTGCACGACGTGGCCTACGAGGAGGCCACGCCCTGGAGCTGGCAGGGCCACTCGGACGTGGACTTCGCTGTGGACGAGAACGGCCTGTGGCTCATCTACCCGGCCCTGGACGACGAGGGCTTCAGCCAGGAGGTCATCGTCCTGAGCAAGCTCAACGCCGCGGACCTGAGCACGCACAAGGAGACCACGTGGCGCACCGGGCTGCGCAGGCACCTGTACGGCAACGGCTTCGTCATCTGCGGCGTGCTGTACGCCGTGGACAGCCGCAGCCAGCGCAACGCCAGCATCTCCTACGCCTTcgacacgcacacgcacacgcagaTCGTGCCGCGGCTGCTGTTCGAGAACGAGTACGCCTACACCACGCAGGTGGACTACAACCCCAAGGACCGGCTGCTCTACGCCTGGGACAACGGCCACCAGGTCACCTACCACGTCATCTTCGCCTACTGA